GAAGATGTGGCTACGATTGTTGCAGCCACCCGTACCCGCGAAGACAAGGTGGTGCTGGTAGCCGGATTCTACCCCAATGGCAGGACACAATACATTGCCATAGACCTCTCCGGAGAGTGATCTCCCGTTAAGAAAGGTTAATCATTCGCATTTCAGTAACAAAAAGGAATCAAATAACGTTTCTATAGCAAAGGAATTAGGTTTCGGGGCCGGATTCCTTTGCTATATGTTTGGTTACGGGGTGAGTTATTGACCATCATAGCGTTTTTTTTTGTACTTTTGCGCCCCAATTGTAGTTACAACAGAATTTACAGTAGAATCGAAATATTGAGATGAGACAACTAAAAATTACAAAATCGATCACCAATCGTGAAAGCGCTTCACTCGACAAATACCTTCAGGAGATTGGCCGAGAGGATCTGATCACCGTGGAGGAAGAGGTGGAGTTGGCACAGGCGATCAAGAAAGGCGACCGGCAGGCTCTGGAAAAACTCACCAGGGCAAACCTGCGCTTTGTGGTATCGGTGGCCAAACAGTACCAGAACCAGGGCCTCAGTTTGCCGGACTTGATTAACGAGGGAAACCTGGGATTGATTAAGGCTGCCGAAAAGTTTGACGAGACCCGGGGATTCAAGTTTATCAGTTACGCCGTTTGGTGGATTCGCCAGTCGATTCTGCAGGCCCTGGCAGAGCAGTCTCGCATCGTACGGTTGCCGCTCAATCAGGTGGGTTCACTCAATAAGATCAGCAAAGCCTTTCAGAAATTCGAACAGGAGAATGAACGACGTCCTTCAGCCGAGGAACTTGCAATAGAGTTGGATATCACTGTAGACAAGGTAACCGACTCATTAAAGGTGTCGGGAAGGCACATCTCCATGGATGCTCCCTTTGTGGAGGGTGAAGACAACAGTCTGTTGGATGTGCTTGTCAACGACGATGCCCCTATTGCAGACCGCACCCTGATCAACGAGTCTCTGCAGAAGGAGATTGACCGTGCCCTCTCCACGCTTACCGAGCGGGAAAGTGACATCATCAAAATGTTCTTCGGCATCGGGTGTCAGGAGATGACACTTGAGGAGATCGGTGACAAGTTCCAACTCACGCGTGAGCGTGTCCGACAGATCAAGGAGAAAGCAATCCGCAGGTTGCGGCAGGACTCACGGAGTAAACTGTTAAAAAGCTATCTGGGATAAAAAAGGCCACATAGCCCTAGAAAAGTACCATTCGTGTGGATAATTGCCCATCAGGATGCAATTTCGGAAAAATAAATTGAAAATTAAGATTATATAAATTTAAAGTTTTATATTTGTAGCTTAATTAAAACTGTATCGGCGGATGCCGAGCAGAGGATGGCGCAGTAAAATGATGCTATTTCAGCATTTGGCTGCGAACAATTTTATAACAGAGATGTTATAAATGCACTAAAGAATGGGGTACAGATTTAAGTATGACCATTCAAACAAAGAATATCGAGTTATTGTGAAACGAAAAATGTTTAATTAGATTGTAAATTTATGAAAAAATTTAGTTTACTTTTATTTTCGGCACTTGTTGCGTTCAGCATCAGTGCACAGGAGGTACAGAATGTTTCTGAGGGTACTGTATACCTGAAGAACAAAGGTAGTGACAACTGGTATATGGGTCTCGGCGGCGGAACAAACCTCTACATGACCACAGGTGAGGCCGATGCTGATGCAGGACTTGGCGATCGTCTTGGTTGGAATGGTCAATTGGAAATCGGACGCTGGAATTCACCCAACTGGGGAGCTCGCTTGGTAATCGACGGTGGTCACATCAAGCATGTTGCTGCCGGACTCGACCCCGAACAAAACTGGGTGGGTGGTCATGTGGACCTGATGTACAACATCATCAATGCATGGGGCAGCTACAACCCCGACCGCGTATACAGCCTGATACCTTATGCTGGTGTCGGTTACATGTACGGCCTGAATGAAGACTGGAAGAAACCCAATCCTGACGGAGACCTGTTCAAAAATCAGAACCAATCTTTGACCTACAATGCTGGTTTGATCAACAATTTCCAGTTGTCAAACAGTGTAGCTCTTTTCCTTGAACTGGGAGTAAGAATTGTACAGGAATCATTTGACGGCAGTGGAGTGGTAGGAAATCGTGAATACGACGGTATGCTCACCGGTGTTGCAGGTCTGAAGTTTGGCCTGGGCGGCAAACAGGATTTCACTCCTGCCGAGCTGATGGACTACAACCTGATCAACGACCTGAACAGCCAGATCAACAGACTGCGTGCTGAAAACGAAGAGCTGAGACTCAGACCCGAATCTTGCCCCGAGTGCCCGGAAGTAGAACCCACTGTTGTAAACGAAGCAGTTTATGTTCCCAACGTAGTATTCTTCCGCATCAACTCTGCCAAGATCGACAAGGGTCAGCAGATCAGCGTTCACAACACTGCTGAATACATGAAGGCCAATCCCGATGCCAAGGTAAACATCGTAGCTTACGCCGATGCACAGACCGGAACACCGGAATACAACTTCGCACTCTCAGAAAAACGTGCAAGAGCCGTTGCTGACGCATTGACCAATGACTATGCTATTGACAGCGATCGCATCTCTATCGACTGGAAGGGTGACACCGAACAGCCTTATGCAGAAAACGACTGGAACCGTGTTGCTATCTTCTTTGTAGATTAAGCAAGCGAAACAGATATCAAAAAAACAACCCGATCGAATGATCGGGTTGTTTTTTTTGTATCTACAAGGCATTGACGGAATCTGCTGCGGCATGCCGGCCTCAACCCTACTCCTTGATGTAGATGCGTTTCACACGTGGGGATAGAGAGGTGAGAATCTCATAAGGAATGGTTCCGATCGATTCGGCCTGCTCAATGACCGAAAGCTGCTCCCCAAAGAGAATAACCACATCACCCTCCCGTGCAGGGATGTCAGTCACATCTACCATGCAGAGATCCATACAGACATTTCCAATGATGGGTGCCGGAAACCCGTTGATTAACACCTTCCCCCTGCGATTGCCAAACTGCCGGTTTAAGCCATCGGCATAACCAAAGCGTATGGTGGCAATGCGAGCATTCCGCGACAGCATCTCTTTTCTACCGTAACCAATTGTTTCGTTAGCAGCTACCTCCTTGATCTGAAGAATAGTTGTCTTCAGCGTAGAGACATTCCTCGGCCCCTGCAGACCACTGGCACTGATGCCATAAAGACCGATACCCAGTCGTGCCATGTCCCATTCCGCGGCCGGAAAACGCTCCATACCCGCTGAGTTGAGGATATGTTTCCATACTTTGTATTGCAATGCCTCCTCAATGGCATTGGCCGCCATATGAAAGCTATCCATCTGCTGACGGGTAAAATCATCGAACAACCAGCTTTCGCTGGCAGAAAGATGTGAAAACACAGAGAGCACTTTCAGTCCCTTCTGTTCACTTAGTCGTTCAGTCAGGACAGGAATCTGTTCGGGAAGGAAACCAAGCCGATGCATGCCGCTATCAATTTTCAGGTGTATGGGGTAGTCTGTGATTCCTCTTCTTTCTGCCTCTTTGATGTATGCCTCCAGGATCCTGAAGTTGTATACCTCCGGTTCAAGATCGTGTGTTAAAAGTTCCTCAAAGCCGTTCACCTCTGGATTGAGCACCATCACCGGCAACGTGATACCTTCATTTCTGAGGAGAATGCCCTCTTCGGCAACGGCCACGGCAAGGTAATCGCAGCGATGATACTGCAGAGTTTTGGCAATCTCGACGGCACCGGCACCATATCCGTTGGCTTTCACCATACAAACCAGCTTGGTATGAGGCTGAAGTTTCGACTTGTAGAAGTTAAAGTTGTGCACCACCGCATCAAGGTCCACCTCCAGTTGTGTCTCATGGATGCGCTCTTCAAGGAGTGTGCTGATTCGTTCGAAATGATATTTACGTGCCCCTTTTAAAAGGATCAGCTCTTCCCGGAATGTTTTCCAGAGACCTGAGCGAATGAACTCATCGGTGGAGGGAAAGAAAATCTTCTCCTGCTGCGCAAAAACCTCTCCGTTGGCTGATATTTCAGGCCCGATTCCGATTAATTTTTGAATCCCCCCCTGTTCCGTCAATTCCGCCACCCTCCGGTAAAGGGAACGGGGTGACAAGCCACTTTGCAGAATGTCGGAGAGAATCACTGTTTTTTTCAGAGATCCTTCCTGATGGCGTTGTTGCTGAAAATCGAGTGCGATCCGGATGGAGTTGATGTCGGAGTTATAGGTATCATTGATGATCAGGCATCCCTGTTTGCCTTTGCGTAACTCCAGGCGCATGGCTACCGGTTCAAGCTGTCTCATTCTATCGGCCAGCTCCGTTGGTGACACATGCAGGTAGAGAGCCACCGCCAGACAGCTGATGGCATTCTCGATCGAAGCCTCATCGGTAAAAGGGATCTGAAATGAGTATTCAAAGTTAAGGAAAGAGTAACGAATCAGTGTATGCGTTTCACTTTTTACTACATCGGAGATGTAAAGCGGTGCATCGCTGTTTCTCCTCGACCAGGAGAATGACTTCTGTGAAAGCACCATCAGATCAACACAACGCGATACAAGGTCGTTGTCTTCATCGTAGATAAAGACATCACAGTTGACGAAGAGCTCCAGTTTCTCCATACATTTTTGCTGGAGAGAGGTGAAATTCTCCTGGTGGGCCTCCCCTATCTTGGTCAGGACGCCGATGGTCGGTTTAATGATCGGTTCCAGCTGTTCCATCTCGTCGGGTTGCGAGATGCCGGCTTCAAAAATGCCCAGCGTGCTTTTTTCATCCAGTTGCCATACCGACAGGGGTACGCCAATCTGTGAGTTGTAACTGCGTGGAGATCGGGTGATGTTGTAATCTTTCTCCAGCAGTTGGTATAGCCACTCCTTAACGATGGTCTTCCCATTGCTTCCTGTGATGCCAATCACCGGTATCTCAAAGTGCGATCGGTGCCATCCAGCGATCTTCTGCAGCGCGGCAAGACTATTCTTCACCGGAAGAAAATTGGCATCGCTGAAGGCAGCCCACTCAGGGAGCATCTTTGTCACCACAAAACTGCGCACCCCTTCCTGATAGAGATCGGTCACAAATCGATGGGCATCGTTGCTGCGTGTTTCGAGTGCAAAGAAGAGAGTGGTAGCCGGATCAGTAAGTCTGCGACTGTCGGTCAGCATCTGACGGATCATGCAGGGATGCAGTATCTTTACCGGCAGTTGCAGGACTGATGCGATCTGTTGAATGGTGTAGTTCATATGTTTTTTTGTCACAAGTTCAGCTTTAATCTCTCCTCTTCACAGGAGATTGAGGGATGACGACGGGCAAACGCCTCCAGCTTCTCTCTCGTCTGTTGGCGAAAGCGACTGAAAGCCTCGCTGTCGGGATGTAGTGGACGATGTTCCAATGCCTGACGAATGACCGACCACTCTCTGTTCACCGCAACTGTTTCTGGAGAAAAACAGCATCGGGAGAATTCCTCCCATATATAATTCACCGCCAAGGAGGAGGGATGCAGCATATCATCACCATAGAAACGGTAATCACGTAGCTCGTCAAGCATAAGTTCATAGGCAGGGAAATAGTATAGCTGCCTTGGAAACAACGTTTGAAGTTGTTCAATTGCCAACATGAGAGTAGCCTTGCTCAGTTGGTTCTCATGTGCTCCATCCTTCATATGCCGGACGGGGCTTACCGTGAAAAGTATTTTCATTTGGGGATTAAGCTGAAACAGACGTTGAATCAGCACTACCCACTCCCGGGTGATTTCTCCGATCGACAGGCGAGTACGTTCAAACAGGTTTGCCGGTAATTTGTGACAGTTGGCTACAATTTTATCGTCATCTTTCCGGTGATAGGCCCAGGCAGTGCCAAAGGTGACCATCAGCAGATCAGTCAGCGGCAACAGAGCCACTGCTTTTTCAAATCGCTTGTTGATCAATTGCAGGCCCTCTTCCAACCGTGGTGATGAAAACGCACCGTGGTGCATCGGGCTGTGATACATCCCGTTGTAGTAAAAAAGATCATGCTCACTGAAGGGATTTCCTGAGATTATTCTCGCAAGAGCCTCTGACACAGAGAAGGGATTGTAGAGAATGCCAAAAGGATTGACATCCACACGAAACTTATGCGCAAGAAGCTTGCTGCCTATCTCTTCAGAAAAACAGGAACCAAGCATCATCATTTCAGTGCTGTGATTGATCATCACCTCACCTTCCGTAATATCAATGCGTGTACGAAATTCCATCTGTGTTGCCTCTCTATTGTCATACAAAAATAACAATAAAGCAACCATTATGCGAAAAGGAACCGATTATAATTTGTGAAAATGGGAATGGAAGGGATATAAAAAAGGAAAGGTTGTCTCACGACAACCAATCTTCATTGTTAACCTTAAATCTAATACCATGAAAAACACATTGCAAAGATAGGCGATTTTGTGTTATAAAACATAACTATTGAGCAGAAAAATCATCATTTTTGCACAGTTTAACTAAAAATGGCCCAATTCGCCTGATTCAAATAGGTTTTTCACATTTTATTCCACCCGAAGTACCAATCCTTTCAGATATTCCCCTTCCGGATGATAGATGTTGATGGGGTGGTCTGCCGGTTGCGACAATTGATGAAGGATCCTCACCTTTCTTCCCGATATGGCTGCTGCGCTGAAGACAGCAAGCCGGAATTGTTCCCTTGTAATGGCCTGAGAGCATGAGAAGCTGAAGAGAATGCCTCCGGGCGCAATTTTTGCCATGGCCGCCAGATTGAGCTTCTTGTACCCCTGGAGTGCATTGTTCACCGCACCGCGATGTTTGGCAAAGGCCGGAGGATCGAGCACCATCAGGTCATATTTACCTTCGGGAGTCTCTTTCAGATAACGGAATGCATCCTGGGAAAAAGAGTGGTGTCGGGGTTCATCACCGAAGTTCATCGTGATGTTTCGATCGGTGATGGAGACCGCTTTTGAGGAGCTGTCCACCGAATCGACCAGTGAGGCACCTCCACGCAGGCCGTAGACTGAGAAACCACCGGTGTAGCAGAACATGTTGAGCATTCGGCGGCCGGCTGCATGCTCTTCCAGCAGTTTCCTATTCTCACGCTGATCGATAAAGAACCCGGTCTTCTGCCCGCGGAGCCAGTCAATCTGGAACTGCAATCCGTTTTCAAGGGCAACGGCATCAGTCTGCTTCCCACCCCACAGATAGCCGTCCTGAGCACCCAGTTCAGCCTTAAAAGGCAGTGTCCCTTCCGATTTATAATAGATATGATTCAGGCCCTCTGTGACCATCACCTCTTTCAAAGCAGCCATGATCTGTTCCAGGTCACGGTGCATCCCCACCGAGTGGGCCTGTATCACGGCGGTGTCACCATAGATATCGATGATCAGTCCTGGCAGATTGTCCCCTTCACCATGCACCAAACGGTAGGTATTGTTGTCGCTACGCAACAGTTTCAGTTCTTTTCGCAACTGTAAGGCGCTGGTGAGCGCTGTCAGGTAGAAATCGTTGTCGATGGGCTGATCTTGGAAGGAGAGGATGCGCACAGCGATGCTGCCTATCTGGTAATGCCCCACACCCAGGAAGCTCCCGTCGGCAGCCAACACACGCACCACATCTCCCTCAGCGAGTGTAGAGGGTGCCTGGGTGAGAGCACCTGAGAAAACCCACGGATGAAAGCGCCTGAGCGATTCATCCTTTTTCGGTTTCAATTGAATTGATTGATACATCTTAATCTTGTTGTTTGGTTGTAGGGCTGTCGGAATCGACCAGATGGTTGTAGATGTGAAGGCAGGCCCAGGCATCGATGGCGGCATAGGCTTGCTGCGCGGGGGTCAGTTGAGGTGCCTCCCAGTTGGAGAGGCGCTGACTCTTTGATATCTTCTTTCCGAAGAGCAGGGCATATATCTTCTGCAGGCTGTTGTCATCGATGCCGAACTTGTCAACGAAAAGCTGCAGATCAATGAAGTTCTCAGGCTTACGTACCGATCGCTGCCTGATGGCAGCAAAGTCGTCACGCAGGGAGAGACCTATTTTTTTGATGTCGGGATTGCTCATAAGCTGTACCAATTCTTTGGGATAGCCGATACGGTTGAGACGGAAGAGATAGCAAACCTCATCGGTAGCCAGCTGCATCAGTGCCACCTTGTGGTTCTGTCCCCGCTTGAACGAAGGCTTTGTTTCTGTATCGAAACCTATGGCCTTATGGTTGCTGAGATAAGCTACAGCCGCTGCCACCTCCTCCTGATGATCTACAACAATTATGCTGCCGTTAAAGGTCTCTTTCGGCAATTCGGCCAGTTGCTCTTTGGTAATGGTTAATCCCACAATTCTTCAATGTTATTAATATCCGTTTCTTCATCGGTTCCATTCTCTTCAAACCTGCACTTTAGTGCATGCAGCGGGCGAAGCACATTCACCAGTTTCTGTCCCCAGTAGAGCAAAAAGTTCTCCCGGCAGACTGCCAATGCATCCTCCATCTGATCGGACAGTTCAAATTGATATACCGAAACAAAGTTACGGATATCCTGGTACAAATCGGCCAGATTCTCAGAGACAAATGCTGAAATGGGACGATCACTGTACTTCATCTCATCGACAAACACATCCAGATAAGTATCTTCTTCGCCCATCACCTCAGCAATGCGATTGACCACCCGTGCGTAATCCTCTTCCCGCACAAATGTGGGGGGCACCTCTTCGCTCAGCATCGATGCTTGTGGCAACAACAAGGTTTTCACATAGAGCAAGGGCAACAGTCTTAGCATCCTCTCCACCCACTCTTTTCGCGAAATCTCAGCCTCACTCTCCAGGAAGTGACAAAGCTCTGCTGCCACGGTTACAAAATCAATCACATTTTTGTGGTATGCTATTTGACTCTTCTCCTCTTTCTCCATGCTTCTCTTGTTTAATCTGTTCATCCGTTTGCAACTACAAAAATAGACAAAATTTCCGAGAACGAATGACAGGAAGCAAAGCCATTAAAGCAACAGGCATGAAGCGTCTATCACAGGGGGAGAATGAATGCATGCTGAAAGCACCTCTGTTTGGAGAAAAAGCGTGCAAAGATTTTGTGAATCCGATTGAAAATAATATCTTTGCATCCGACAAGAGAGAGGGAAGCAGGAAAAACCGCTTCCTTTTTTGTTCTTAAACGTTATGATGATCGACAAAAACATGCTTATCACCCTCACGGAGGAGTATCTGAAAGATACGACCAACTACCTGGTGGATCTCACCCTGGGTAGTGATAACAGCATCATCGTGGAGATTGACAACGATGAGGGTGTGGACATTGATCAGTGCGCTGCGTTGAGCCGTCACATAGAGGGTCAGCTTGACCGCGACAGCGAGGATTTTGAGTTGACAGTCACCTCGGCAGGACTCACATCTCCCTTCAAGACTGTGCGTCAGTACCGCAAGTATGAGGGCAAAGAGGTAGAGGTGCTCACCCGTACCGGTGTCAAGCACAGTGGTATCCTGCGTTCGTCTGATGATGAGGGTTTCACCCTGACGGTCACACGCAAGGTAAAACCTGAAGGGGCAAAACGCAAACAGGAAGTGGAAGAGGATCTCCGCTTCTCATACGATGATGTGAAACATACTAAATATCTTATACGATTCAAATAATATATGGGCAAGAAGAAAGAAACCATCAGTCTCATAGATACTTTTTCCGAATTCAACGAACTGAAGAATATCGACAAAGCTACACTGATCAGTGTGCTGGAAGAGTCGTTCCGCAATGTTATTTCAAAGGCGAACGGAACCGACGAGAATTACGATATCATCATCAATCCCGACAAGGGAGACCTGGAGATCTGGCGTAACCGCACCATTGTTGAAGATGACGAGCTGGAGGATCCCAACCTGGAGATCACGCTCAGCGAAGCACTGAAGATTGACGAAGATTTTGAGGTGGGAGAAGAGGTGACAGATGAGGTTTCACTAGAGCACTTCGGACGCCGCACCATCCTTAACCTGCGGCAAACGCTGGCATCCAAGATACTGGAACTGGAGAAGGACAACCTATACAACAAATACAAGGAGAAGGTTGGTGAGATCGTCTCGGGTGAAGTCTACCAGATCTGGAAGAAAGAACTGTTGCTGCTCGATGATGAGCACAACGAACTGATCCTGCCCAAGACCGAACAGATTCCGAGTGACTTCTTCCGGAAGGGAGAGCATGCACGCGCTGTGGTAGCCCGTGTGGAAAACAAGAACAACAATCCCAGGATCATCCTCTCACGCACCTCTCCGGTATTTCTGGAGCGGCTCTTCGAGCAGGAGATACCTGAGATCGCCGATGGGCTGATTACCATCAAGGGGATTGCACGCATCCCGGGTGAACGTGCCAAGGTGGCCGTTGAGGCCTACGATGATCGCATCGACCCGGTAGGTGCCTGTGTGGGGATGAAAGGATTCCGTATCCACGGCATCGTGCGTGAGTTGCGCAACGAGAACATCGACGTAATCAACTTCACCAACAACACCACGCTCTTCATCCAGCGTGCACTGAGTCCAGCCCGCATCAACTCCATTACCCTCAAAGAAGAGGAGAGGCGCGCAGAGGTATTCCTCAACCCTGAGGAGGTATCACTGGCCATCGGCAAAGGTGGCGCCAACATCAAGCTGGCCTCGATGCTTACAGGTTACAACATTGAAGTGTTCCGCGACATCGACGAGGTGGACGAAGAGGACATCTACCTGGATGAATTCCGCGACGAGATCGACGGATGGGTGATCGACCAGTTGAAGAAAATAGGCTGCTCTACCGCCAAGAACGTACTGGCCACGAGCCGTGAGCGGTTGATACGCGAAGCAGACCTGGAAGAGGACACCGTAGATGAAGTGTTGGCAATCCTTCGCTATGAATTTGAAGAAGAGGAGGCAGCAGAAGAAGAAGGCGACAGCGACGCTGAATTTGGCAACGAGTTCTCCGGTGAGGAGGAGGATGCCGATTTAGTCTCCAACCAGGAGGATACCGATCTAAACTCCGAGCAGGAGGATGCAGATAGCGGGCAAGCCGAAGAGACTGAAGAAGAGGAAGAGGTGAAGTAACAGACATTGCATCACCCCAAAAAAGCCTGACAACCTATACTGTTCACAGATAAAATAACCAGAGAAAGGGATAGAAGATATATATGCCTATTAGATTAATAAAAGTATCGAAGAATTTGAATGTAGGAATCAACACGTTGGTTGAATTTCTGCATAAGAAAGGTATTGAAGTAGAAGCAAATCCTAATGCAAAAATTGAGGATGAACAGTACGATATACTGATCGCCGAATTCGGTAAAGATAAGAATATCCGCCGGGAGGCGACCGAGACACGCGAGAAGATGCACCGCCGTGACGAGAAGAGGGAGACCGTAGCCATTGAAGGTTACGAGCTACCTGAAGTGGAGGCTCCCAAGAAGAAGGCTGAGAAAGAGGTGATTGAAACCGAAATTCCCAAAGAGATGAAACCTCACTTCAACGTGGTGGGCAGCATCGACCTCGACAACGTGGGAAAGAAGAAAAGTGAACCAAAACGTGAAGCACAGCAGACTGCTGTTGAAGAATCAGCGGAAAAGCAAAGCGAGCAGAAAATAGATCTTCCCGTAGAAGAGAAAACTCAATCGGAGCCCCCGACAGCTGAATCAAAA
This genomic window from Dysgonomonadaceae bacterium zrk40 contains:
- a CDS encoding RNA polymerase sigma factor RpoD/SigA; this encodes MRQLKITKSITNRESASLDKYLQEIGREDLITVEEEVELAQAIKKGDRQALEKLTRANLRFVVSVAKQYQNQGLSLPDLINEGNLGLIKAAEKFDETRGFKFISYAVWWIRQSILQALAEQSRIVRLPLNQVGSLNKISKAFQKFEQENERRPSAEELAIELDITVDKVTDSLKVSGRHISMDAPFVEGEDNSLLDVLVNDDAPIADRTLINESLQKEIDRALSTLTERESDIIKMFFGIGCQEMTLEEIGDKFQLTRERVRQIKEKAIRRLRQDSRSKLLKSYLG
- a CDS encoding OmpA family protein, with protein sequence MKKFSLLLFSALVAFSISAQEVQNVSEGTVYLKNKGSDNWYMGLGGGTNLYMTTGEADADAGLGDRLGWNGQLEIGRWNSPNWGARLVIDGGHIKHVAAGLDPEQNWVGGHVDLMYNIINAWGSYNPDRVYSLIPYAGVGYMYGLNEDWKKPNPDGDLFKNQNQSLTYNAGLINNFQLSNSVALFLELGVRIVQESFDGSGVVGNREYDGMLTGVAGLKFGLGGKQDFTPAELMDYNLINDLNSQINRLRAENEELRLRPESCPECPEVEPTVVNEAVYVPNVVFFRINSAKIDKGQQISVHNTAEYMKANPDAKVNIVAYADAQTGTPEYNFALSEKRARAVADALTNDYAIDSDRISIDWKGDTEQPYAENDWNRVAIFFVD
- a CDS encoding bifunctional UDP-N-acetylmuramoyl-tripeptide:D-alanyl-D-alanine ligase/alanine racemase — its product is MNYTIQQIASVLQLPVKILHPCMIRQMLTDSRRLTDPATTLFFALETRSNDAHRFVTDLYQEGVRSFVVTKMLPEWAAFSDANFLPVKNSLAALQKIAGWHRSHFEIPVIGITGSNGKTIVKEWLYQLLEKDYNITRSPRSYNSQIGVPLSVWQLDEKSTLGIFEAGISQPDEMEQLEPIIKPTIGVLTKIGEAHQENFTSLQQKCMEKLELFVNCDVFIYDEDNDLVSRCVDLMVLSQKSFSWSRRNSDAPLYISDVVKSETHTLIRYSFLNFEYSFQIPFTDEASIENAISCLAVALYLHVSPTELADRMRQLEPVAMRLELRKGKQGCLIINDTYNSDINSIRIALDFQQQRHQEGSLKKTVILSDILQSGLSPRSLYRRVAELTEQGGIQKLIGIGPEISANGEVFAQQEKIFFPSTDEFIRSGLWKTFREELILLKGARKYHFERISTLLEERIHETQLEVDLDAVVHNFNFYKSKLQPHTKLVCMVKANGYGAGAVEIAKTLQYHRCDYLAVAVAEEGILLRNEGITLPVMVLNPEVNGFEELLTHDLEPEVYNFRILEAYIKEAERRGITDYPIHLKIDSGMHRLGFLPEQIPVLTERLSEQKGLKVLSVFSHLSASESWLFDDFTRQQMDSFHMAANAIEEALQYKVWKHILNSAGMERFPAAEWDMARLGIGLYGISASGLQGPRNVSTLKTTILQIKEVAANETIGYGRKEMLSRNARIATIRFGYADGLNRQFGNRRGKVLINGFPAPIIGNVCMDLCMVDVTDIPAREGDVVILFGEQLSVIEQAESIGTIPYEILTSLSPRVKRIYIKE
- a CDS encoding GSCFA domain-containing protein, yielding MEFRTRIDITEGEVMINHSTEMMMLGSCFSEEIGSKLLAHKFRVDVNPFGILYNPFSVSEALARIISGNPFSEHDLFYYNGMYHSPMHHGAFSSPRLEEGLQLINKRFEKAVALLPLTDLLMVTFGTAWAYHRKDDDKIVANCHKLPANLFERTRLSIGEITREWVVLIQRLFQLNPQMKILFTVSPVRHMKDGAHENQLSKATLMLAIEQLQTLFPRQLYYFPAYELMLDELRDYRFYGDDMLHPSSLAVNYIWEEFSRCCFSPETVAVNREWSVIRQALEHRPLHPDSEAFSRFRQQTREKLEAFARRHPSISCEEERLKLNL
- a CDS encoding class I SAM-dependent rRNA methyltransferase, translated to MYQSIQLKPKKDESLRRFHPWVFSGALTQAPSTLAEGDVVRVLAADGSFLGVGHYQIGSIAVRILSFQDQPIDNDFYLTALTSALQLRKELKLLRSDNNTYRLVHGEGDNLPGLIIDIYGDTAVIQAHSVGMHRDLEQIMAALKEVMVTEGLNHIYYKSEGTLPFKAELGAQDGYLWGGKQTDAVALENGLQFQIDWLRGQKTGFFIDQRENRKLLEEHAAGRRMLNMFCYTGGFSVYGLRGGASLVDSVDSSSKAVSITDRNITMNFGDEPRHHSFSQDAFRYLKETPEGKYDLMVLDPPAFAKHRGAVNNALQGYKKLNLAAMAKIAPGGILFSFSCSQAITREQFRLAVFSAAAISGRKVRILHQLSQPADHPINIYHPEGEYLKGLVLRVE
- a CDS encoding 3'-5' exonuclease domain-containing protein 2; protein product: MGLTITKEQLAELPKETFNGSIIVVDHQEEVAAAVAYLSNHKAIGFDTETKPSFKRGQNHKVALMQLATDEVCYLFRLNRIGYPKELVQLMSNPDIKKIGLSLRDDFAAIRQRSVRKPENFIDLQLFVDKFGIDDNSLQKIYALLFGKKISKSQRLSNWEAPQLTPAQQAYAAIDAWACLHIYNHLVDSDSPTTKQQD
- a CDS encoding DUF5063 domain-containing protein, which translates into the protein MEKEEKSQIAYHKNVIDFVTVAAELCHFLESEAEISRKEWVERMLRLLPLLYVKTLLLPQASMLSEEVPPTFVREEDYARVVNRIAEVMGEEDTYLDVFVDEMKYSDRPISAFVSENLADLYQDIRNFVSVYQFELSDQMEDALAVCRENFLLYWGQKLVNVLRPLHALKCRFEENGTDEETDINNIEELWD
- the rimP gene encoding ribosome assembly cofactor RimP, with amino-acid sequence MIDKNMLITLTEEYLKDTTNYLVDLTLGSDNSIIVEIDNDEGVDIDQCAALSRHIEGQLDRDSEDFELTVTSAGLTSPFKTVRQYRKYEGKEVEVLTRTGVKHSGILRSSDDEGFTLTVTRKVKPEGAKRKQEVEEDLRFSYDDVKHTKYLIRFK
- the nusA gene encoding transcription termination/antitermination protein NusA; amino-acid sequence: MGKKKETISLIDTFSEFNELKNIDKATLISVLEESFRNVISKANGTDENYDIIINPDKGDLEIWRNRTIVEDDELEDPNLEITLSEALKIDEDFEVGEEVTDEVSLEHFGRRTILNLRQTLASKILELEKDNLYNKYKEKVGEIVSGEVYQIWKKELLLLDDEHNELILPKTEQIPSDFFRKGEHARAVVARVENKNNNPRIILSRTSPVFLERLFEQEIPEIADGLITIKGIARIPGERAKVAVEAYDDRIDPVGACVGMKGFRIHGIVRELRNENIDVINFTNNTTLFIQRALSPARINSITLKEEERRAEVFLNPEEVSLAIGKGGANIKLASMLTGYNIEVFRDIDEVDEEDIYLDEFRDEIDGWVIDQLKKIGCSTAKNVLATSRERLIREADLEEDTVDEVLAILRYEFEEEEAAEEEGDSDAEFGNEFSGEEEDADLVSNQEDTDLNSEQEDADSGQAEETEEEEEVK